A genomic region of Arachis stenosperma cultivar V10309 chromosome 9, arast.V10309.gnm1.PFL2, whole genome shotgun sequence contains the following coding sequences:
- the LOC130949264 gene encoding polygalacturonase At1g48100 yields the protein MRHSHYILAFFFTLILTTQARHHHHTKHKHSSHSNNNDNNSNNQSYPPSPSPSSSSGISVPPVAAPGGYDNEAPSPSPSPSDDDGSEIFDVRTFGAIGDGIADDTKSFKMAWDSACQSESAINIVLVPRGFSFMVQSTIFTGPCQGGLVLKVDGTLMPPDGPESWPNNTSRRQWLVFYRINNMSLQGSGVIDGRGQNWWDLPCKPHKGPNGTTLPGPCDSPVALRFFMSSNLSVQGLRIKNSPQFHFRFDGCKSVRVDSIFITSPALSPNTDGIHIENTNDVRIYNSVISNGDDCVSIGTGCYDVDIKNITCGPSHGISIGSLGNHNSRACVSNITVRESTIKGSDNGVRIKTWQGGSGSVSKVTFSKIHMESVRNPIIIDQFYCLSKDCSNKSSAVFVSDIVYSNIKGTYDIRHPPMRFACSDSVPCTNLTLSDIELLPAQGDLFNDPFCWNAYGNSETLTIPPVSCLIEGLPQSLPGNDLSRC from the exons ATGAGGCACTCTCATTATATCTTAGCATTTTTCTTCACTTTAATTCTTACAACTCAAGCAAGACACCATCACcatacaaaacacaaacactCTTCACATTCTAATAATAATGacaataatagtaataatcaATCATatcctccttctccttctccttcttcttcttccggAATTTCAGTGCCTCCTGTGGCTGCACCCGGTGGTTATGATAATGAAGCTCCTAGTCCTAGTCCTAGTCCCTCTGATGATGATGGCTCCGAAATCTTCGATGTTCGAACATTTGGGGCCATTGGAGATGGTATAGCTGATGATACAAAGTCCTTCAAGATGGCGTGGGACAGTGCTTGCCAAAGTGAATCAGCAATTAACATTGTACTTGTTCCTCGCGGTTTCTCGTTCATGGTCCAGTCTACAATCTTCACTGGTCCCTGTCAAGGTGGCTTAGTGTTAAAG GTTGATGGCACTCTCATGCCACCAGATGGACCTGAATCTTGGCCAAACAACACAAGTAGGCGTCAATGGCTTGTCTTTTACAGAATCAATAATATGTCACTACAAGGAAGTGGTGTTATTGATGGCAGAGGACAAAATTGGTGGGACCTTCCTTGTAAGCCTCATAAG GGACCTAATGGGACTACACTTCCAGGACCTTGTGATAGCCCAGTT GCATTAAGGTTTTTCATGAGTTCAAACTTGAGTGTGCAAGGACTTAGAATCAAGAACAGTCCCCAGTTCCACTTCAGATTTGATGGCTGCAAAAGCGTTCGAGTAGATTCAATCTTCATAACATCTCCAGCACTAAGTCCCAACACCGATGGAATACACATAGAAAACACAAATGACGTAAGGATATACAATTCCGTCATTTCCAACG GTGATGACTGTGTGTCCATTGGAACGGGTTGCTATGATGTTGATATAAAGAACATTACATGTGGTCCCAGCCACGGAATTAG CATTGGTAGTTTGGGAAACCACAACTCAAGAGCCTGCGTCTCAAACATTACAGTAAGAGAGTCAACGATCAAAGGGTCAGACAATGGAGTAAGAATAAAAACATGGCAAGGAGGATCAGGATCAGTATCAAAAGTAACATTCAGCAAGATTCACATGGAGAGTGTACGGAACCCAATAATAATCGACCAATTCTATTGCCTATCGAAAGATTGCAGCAACAAAAGCTCGGCAGTATTTGTATCAGACATAGTTTACTCAAACATAAAAGGGACATATGATATAAGGCACCCACCCATGCGTTTCGCTTGCAGtgactctgtgccttgcactaaCTTAACTCTTTCTGATATAGAGCTTCTTCCTGCACAGGGTGATCTTTTTAATGACCCTTTTTGTTGGAATGCTTATGGCAATTCGGAGACACTAACTATTCCTCCTGTTTCTTGCTTGATTGAGGGTCTTCCTCAGTCTCTTCCAGGGAATGATTTATCTCGTTGCTGA